One segment of Candidatus Methylomirabilis sp. DNA contains the following:
- a CDS encoding ADP/ATP-dependent (S)-NAD(P)H-hydrate dehydratase yields the protein EMLRDVPLPPILTPHPGELARLLGIDRDEVVRHRIPIAQKVATSFGVHLVLKGARTLIANPEGRVAINMTGNPGMATGGTGDVLTGLIAGLLAQGVSAGLTAQAAVYLHGLAGDLAAEAVGQEAMVASDLMAQIPEAIRQLKSRATAHELKAGR from the coding sequence TGGAAATGCTGCGCGATGTTCCACTCCCGCCGATCCTCACCCCCCACCCTGGAGAACTCGCCCGTCTGCTCGGCATCGATCGGGATGAGGTGGTCCGGCACCGGATTCCGATCGCGCAAAAGGTCGCAACGAGCTTCGGTGTCCACCTGGTACTGAAGGGCGCCCGCACCCTGATAGCGAATCCGGAAGGGCGGGTGGCGATCAACATGACGGGGAATCCTGGTATGGCGACCGGTGGGACCGGTGACGTGCTGACGGGTCTGATCGCCGGGCTCCTTGCCCAAGGCGTGAGTGCCGGTCTGACAGCCCAGGCCGCGGTCTACCTGCACGGCCTGGCCGGGGATCTCGCGGCCGAGGCGGTTGGCCAGGAGGCGATGGTGGCCTCCGATCTGATGGCGCAGATCCCGGAGGCCATTCGACAACTGAAGTCCCGTGCAACAGCTCATGAGCTAAAGGCAGGTAGATAG
- the tsaE gene encoding tRNA (adenosine(37)-N6)-threonylcarbamoyltransferase complex ATPase subunit type 1 TsaE has translation MTGLFEQERVTVYHSASPEQTRALGEAVGRLADAGDVIALTGELGTGKTLFVGGLARGLGVDPAAYVSSPTFTIMHRHRGRLPLYHLDLYRIETPEAFASLGLDEYLEGDGVAAIEWPEHGWGCLPKEMLLFRLQYTGSDTRSIEIVPIGDRYMKLVQALTGDFLAASGCLKAST, from the coding sequence ATGACTGGCTTGTTTGAGCAGGAGAGGGTGACCGTCTATCACTCCGCCTCGCCCGAGCAGACGCGCGCGCTGGGGGAGGCAGTGGGCAGACTTGCGGATGCGGGCGACGTGATCGCTCTCACCGGCGAGCTCGGAACAGGTAAAACCCTCTTTGTCGGGGGACTGGCCCGCGGGCTTGGTGTAGATCCGGCTGCGTACGTGAGTAGTCCGACCTTCACCATCATGCACCGACACCGTGGCCGCCTCCCTCTCTACCATCTCGATCTGTACCGTATCGAGACCCCGGAGGCCTTTGCAAGCCTGGGGCTCGATGAGTATCTGGAGGGGGATGGTGTGGCTGCGATCGAGTGGCCCGAACATGGCTGGGGATGCTTACCAAAGGAGATGCTGCTGTTCAGACTTCAGTATACCGGGTCGGATACGCGGTCGATCGAGATTGTTCCGATCGGCGATCGATATATGAAGTTGGTTCAGGCGCTGACAGGCGATTTCCTGGCAGCTTCGGGTTGTCTCAAGGCGTCAACGTGA
- a CDS encoding MFS transporter has product MNRRQVVAWTLYDFANSSFSAVIAATIYATYYAQVVVGNVHGEGDLWWGRLISTSMAIVALTSPILGSVADRAGIRKRLFFAATYLSVGATALMATVEQGMVLRGFVLGVLGMVGFEGAMVFYNAYLPDIASREWQGRVSAYGFAVGYAGSIAALLVALPFVKAGAFGWCFLSAAALFGLFALPSFLVLPGDRPGYAEVSDAVRESIRGIVRTFQDVLTFRELRRFLGAYLLYEDGVNTVIFFSSIFAARTLGFGMAQLIGLYVLVQVTALVGAFLWGKPTDRLGPKFVVVCMLVLWIGVVVAAYFVEAQRQFYFLAAVAGSGLGAIQAASRTFMTTLIPKGREGEFFGCYAICGKTASILGPLVFGAVSYILAGNQRAAILTVGVFFVMGLILLLRVQAGGPTGQTGEIIVGITCTRA; this is encoded by the coding sequence ATGAATCGTCGTCAGGTGGTGGCCTGGACCCTGTACGATTTTGCAAACTCATCCTTTTCTGCGGTCATCGCGGCGACCATTTATGCGACCTACTATGCTCAGGTTGTCGTCGGAAACGTCCATGGGGAGGGTGATCTGTGGTGGGGACGACTGATCTCCACTTCCATGGCCATTGTGGCGCTGACCTCCCCTATCTTGGGAAGCGTTGCTGATCGGGCCGGGATCCGCAAGCGTCTCTTCTTTGCTGCTACCTACCTGAGCGTCGGCGCTACTGCATTGATGGCGACCGTGGAGCAGGGGATGGTTCTCCGGGGATTCGTGCTGGGCGTCCTCGGCATGGTGGGATTTGAAGGGGCGATGGTCTTCTATAACGCCTATCTCCCGGACATTGCGTCTCGGGAGTGGCAGGGGCGCGTCTCGGCCTACGGCTTTGCGGTCGGCTATGCCGGATCGATCGCGGCCCTCCTCGTCGCCCTCCCATTTGTAAAGGCCGGTGCTTTTGGCTGGTGCTTCCTCTCCGCGGCGGCGCTCTTCGGGCTCTTCGCCCTCCCATCCTTTCTGGTCCTTCCAGGGGATCGGCCCGGCTATGCCGAGGTTAGTGACGCGGTACGCGAGAGCATTCGAGGCATAGTGCGGACCTTCCAGGACGTTCTCACGTTCCGTGAGCTGCGGCGTTTCCTCGGGGCGTATCTGTTGTACGAAGATGGTGTGAATACGGTCATCTTCTTCTCCTCTATCTTCGCGGCCAGGACGCTTGGCTTTGGGATGGCGCAGTTGATCGGCCTATACGTCCTCGTTCAGGTCACGGCGTTGGTTGGGGCCTTCCTGTGGGGAAAGCCCACGGATCGCCTTGGCCCGAAGTTCGTCGTGGTTTGCATGTTGGTTCTCTGGATCGGCGTAGTGGTTGCCGCCTACTTCGTCGAAGCGCAACGCCAGTTCTACTTCCTTGCCGCCGTCGCCGGGTCCGGTCTCGGCGCTATCCAAGCCGCAAGCCGAACCTTTATGACCACACTGATTCCGAAGGGGCGAGAGGGAGAGTTCTTCGGCTGCTACGCCATCTGCGGGAAGACAGCCTCCATTCTTGGACCTCTCGTCTTCGGTGCAGTTTCTTATATTCTGGCAGGTAACCAGCGCGCGGCGATTCTCACCGTCGGTGTATTTTTCGTCATGGGTCTCATCCTGCTGTTGCGTGTGCAGGCCGGGGGACCGACCGGTCAGACTGGAGAGATAATCGTTGGCATCACGTGCACCAGGGCGTAA
- the tsaB gene encoding tRNA (adenosine(37)-N6)-threonylcarbamoyltransferase complex dimerization subunit type 1 TsaB: MGIDTSTMQGGVALLSGQGVVCEYTLNVKATYSERLLPLIDRAVQDAGITLGQVEGLAVAVGPGSFTGLRIGLSTAKGLAVAGGQPLVGISTLEAMAWTLPFCAHPICPILDARKGEIYCALFRHEGDRLIRLMDDAAVAPDRLLSYIQQPTVFLGDGLAVYEGLLRSELKELALFSPLAGRRGCAAAVAELGRRLLLDGHRDDLAQLAPHYLRPSEAELKYLGRFAPVGS; this comes from the coding sequence ATGGGGATAGACACGTCGACAATGCAGGGAGGAGTGGCCCTTTTATCAGGGCAGGGAGTGGTCTGCGAATATACGCTGAATGTCAAGGCGACCTACAGCGAGCGACTGCTGCCGTTGATTGATCGAGCCGTGCAGGATGCCGGGATCACGCTGGGCCAAGTCGAAGGTCTCGCCGTGGCTGTTGGGCCAGGCTCCTTCACAGGCTTACGAATCGGCCTGAGCACCGCCAAAGGCCTGGCGGTTGCAGGGGGGCAACCGCTTGTCGGCATATCGACCCTTGAAGCCATGGCGTGGACGCTCCCGTTCTGTGCTCACCCGATCTGTCCCATCCTTGATGCCAGGAAGGGTGAAATCTACTGCGCCCTGTTTCGCCACGAGGGGGATCGGCTGATCCGACTGATGGACGATGCGGCCGTCGCACCGGATAGGCTGTTGAGCTACATCCAACAGCCAACCGTGTTCCTGGGCGATGGGTTGGCCGTCTATGAAGGCCTGCTGCGATCCGAACTGAAGGAGTTGGCGCTCTTTTCCCCCCTTGCGGGGCGCAGAGGATGTGCCGCGGCTGTGGCAGAACTTGGACGCCGCCTTCTGCTGGATGGCCACCGGGATGATCTCGCACAACTGGCCCCCCATTACTTGCGGCCGTCAGAGGCGGAGTTAAAGTATCTTGGCAGATTCGCCCCAGTGGGTTCGTAG
- the rimI gene encoding ribosomal protein S18-alanine N-acetyltransferase: MTMSKTRLAVTCHSMGREDLPEVLVIESLSFAEPWTEEMFLGEFSSEGIAESLVARVDEGPGERIVGFLCAWVVGGELHINNIGVHPSYRLRGIASQLLEEVLRRARVKEATAGYLEVRASNEAAAGLYRCYGFQPIGRRRNYYDHPQEDAIVMRKTPL; encoded by the coding sequence ATGACGATGAGTAAGACAAGACTTGCAGTTACGTGCCATTCGATGGGCAGGGAAGACCTGCCGGAGGTATTGGTAATCGAGAGCCTCTCGTTCGCCGAACCGTGGACTGAGGAGATGTTTCTGGGCGAGTTTAGCTCCGAGGGGATCGCCGAATCGCTCGTGGCGAGGGTAGACGAAGGTCCTGGAGAGCGAATCGTCGGCTTCCTGTGTGCGTGGGTGGTGGGCGGTGAGTTACATATCAATAATATCGGGGTGCACCCGAGCTATCGGCTCCGTGGAATCGCCTCTCAGCTTTTGGAAGAGGTGCTCCGTCGAGCCAGAGTAAAAGAGGCCACGGCAGGCTACTTGGAGGTGAGAGCGTCGAACGAGGCGGCTGCTGGGCTGTATAGGTGTTACGGTTTTCAGCCGATCGGCCGCCGCCGCAACTACTACGATCACCCGCAGGAAGATGCCATCGTAATGCGCAAGACGCCACTCTGA
- a CDS encoding Trm112 family protein, translating to MIDKELLEILACPACKAEVVFDESAARIVCTACGRRYPVRDGIPVMLIDEAEAGPPAKK from the coding sequence ATGATCGATAAGGAACTGCTTGAAATCCTGGCGTGTCCCGCCTGCAAGGCTGAGGTGGTGTTCGACGAGTCGGCAGCCAGGATCGTCTGCACTGCCTGCGGGCGGCGCTATCCTGTCCGAGACGGTATCCCGGTCATGCTGATCGACGAGGCGGAAGCTGGTCCGCCGGCGAAGAAGTAA
- the gltX gene encoding glutamate--tRNA ligase produces MVSKVRVRFAPSPTGYLHVGGARTALYNWLFARHEHGVFILRIEDTDAERSTDESVTTILDALRWFGLDWDEGPEVGGPAGPYRQAERLKLYQEHAQKLLDEGKAYYCTCTPEELEARRKAALAAGTSPKYDGRCRERGNDLTGVGGRGAVVRLQVREEGSVEIADLVHGPIRFETADLDDFILLRSDGMPTYNFAVVIDDVLMEISHVIRGDDHISNTPRQIILYEALGLPIPRFAHIPMILGPDRSRLSKRHGATSVLAYQQMGYLPEAMVNYLARLGWSHGDQEIFTQEELVRRFSLEKVGKTPAVFDPVKLEWLNGQYIKRTAPDRLTTLLRPFWEAAGVSQQELSQRDEAWSHRVAGLFQERARTLTELATSSRFVFDGKIERDKAVAQKVLTTETKERVRALLLEIETLPTFTAATLESLFRMRASALGLKLVDLAQPFRVGLSGKSVSPPIFPIMELMGWDAVRRRVEEALEEEG; encoded by the coding sequence GTGGTGTCTAAGGTCAGGGTCAGATTCGCGCCAAGCCCAACAGGGTATCTGCACGTCGGTGGGGCCAGGACCGCCCTGTATAACTGGCTGTTCGCCCGCCATGAGCATGGAGTCTTCATCCTTCGGATTGAAGACACTGATGCCGAACGGTCTACGGATGAGTCGGTGACGACGATCCTCGACGCGCTCCGCTGGTTTGGCCTGGACTGGGATGAGGGGCCGGAGGTCGGCGGACCGGCTGGGCCGTACCGGCAGGCTGAGCGCTTGAAGCTATATCAGGAGCATGCCCAGAAACTCCTGGATGAAGGGAAGGCCTATTACTGTACCTGTACGCCGGAGGAGCTGGAAGCCAGGCGTAAGGCTGCGCTTGCTGCCGGGACCTCCCCGAAGTACGACGGTCGCTGCCGTGAGCGGGGGAACGACCTGACTGGAGTGGGCGGAAGAGGTGCTGTCGTCCGCCTGCAGGTCCGGGAGGAGGGGAGCGTTGAGATTGCCGATCTCGTTCACGGCCCCATTCGCTTTGAGACTGCCGATTTGGACGACTTCATCCTCCTTCGCTCCGATGGGATGCCGACGTATAATTTCGCTGTAGTGATAGACGATGTGCTCATGGAGATCAGTCACGTGATCAGGGGTGACGACCACATTTCCAATACGCCACGTCAGATCATACTCTACGAGGCGCTGGGTCTCCCAATCCCTCGCTTTGCCCATATCCCGATGATCCTGGGGCCCGATCGCTCCCGCCTCTCAAAACGGCATGGTGCTACGTCGGTCTTGGCCTACCAGCAGATGGGCTACCTGCCTGAGGCGATGGTGAACTACCTGGCGCGGCTTGGTTGGTCTCACGGTGATCAAGAGATCTTCACCCAGGAAGAGCTGGTTAGGCGATTCAGCCTCGAGAAGGTGGGCAAGACCCCCGCGGTCTTCGATCCGGTGAAGCTCGAGTGGCTGAATGGCCAGTACATCAAGCGTACCGCCCCTGATCGGCTGACGACATTGCTCAGGCCCTTCTGGGAGGCGGCTGGCGTGAGTCAACAAGAACTGTCTCAGAGGGACGAAGCCTGGTCGCATCGGGTTGCCGGCCTTTTTCAGGAACGGGCCAGGACCCTGACGGAGCTCGCAACCTCGTCCAGATTCGTATTCGACGGGAAGATCGAGCGCGATAAGGCAGTGGCCCAAAAGGTTCTAACCACGGAAACAAAAGAGAGGGTCCGCGCGCTCTTACTGGAGATTGAGACGCTGCCGACCTTCACTGCCGCAACCCTGGAGTCGCTCTTCCGGATGAGGGCGTCGGCCCTTGGCCTGAAGCTGGTCGACCTGGCTCAGCCGTTCAGGGTTGGGCTGTCTGGAAAAAGCGTCAGTCCCCCTATCTTCCCGATTATGGAGCTGATGGGATGGGATGCCGTGCGACGTCGGGTAGAAGAAGCACTGGAGGAGGAAGGATGA
- the greA gene encoding transcription elongation factor GreA, whose amino-acid sequence MKIEALLDNLRQEFNKLDREFRQEIPKKIQAARELGDLRESGEYETIKDRQGFVKARMAFLQQRIAEISKIDLRAIPRDRVALGSTVHLIDEESGEESVYTLVFPELMDSTRGWISVASPIGRSLIGKQAGDRVVMNMPSGTKAFEMMKLQTLHESSQNNADGTGS is encoded by the coding sequence ATGAAGATTGAGGCATTGCTTGATAACCTTCGGCAGGAGTTCAACAAGCTCGATCGGGAGTTCAGGCAGGAAATTCCGAAGAAGATCCAGGCTGCCAGGGAGTTGGGTGATCTGCGGGAGAGCGGCGAGTACGAAACGATTAAGGATCGGCAGGGCTTTGTCAAAGCCAGGATGGCCTTTCTGCAACAGCGGATAGCGGAGATCAGTAAGATCGACCTGAGAGCGATCCCGAGAGACCGCGTCGCTCTGGGCAGCACCGTTCATCTTATCGACGAAGAGAGCGGGGAGGAAAGCGTCTACACCCTGGTCTTTCCCGAACTGATGGATAGCACACGTGGCTGGATTTCGGTTGCCTCGCCGATCGGGCGAAGCCTTATCGGCAAGCAGGCCGGCGATCGGGTCGTGATGAATATGCCAAGCGGGACCAAGGCGTTCGAAATGATGAAGCTTCAGACGTTGCACGAAAGCTCGCAAAACAACGCTGATGGGACAGGCTCATGA
- a CDS encoding glycosyl hydrolase family 8, whose amino-acid sequence MSDLITKAWGGYTARFIHAHGRVSRPRNNDDTVSEGQAYALLIASLLDDRQTFDKVLDWTDAHLSRKGRTGDHLLAWHWEPGRGVTDWNSASDADLDYVLALITASARWHDERYTKKARLVMRDLLDLETALINGRRYLLPGNWRTGHNASIINPSYLSPAHFRIFFACTRDPRWNDLIEASYYLIETVSKHFAGTAGVGLVPDWLLLTADGSLMRAQGLSDRFSWDAIRTPWRLGMDALWFEENRARRYLDGMRDFYTQEWERRGGRFFAEYTYEGRPAGQYEHVAAYAMSLSALARSNGPISAGVMEKLSHAFNQDVSLFTPTDDYYANSLALLALIFYRETTSPTINSTQLLCQ is encoded by the coding sequence TTGTCTGATCTCATCACCAAGGCGTGGGGTGGATATACCGCACGATTTATTCATGCCCATGGACGCGTCTCTCGCCCGCGCAATAATGACGATACAGTCTCCGAAGGACAAGCGTATGCGCTCCTCATCGCCTCGCTGCTTGACGACCGACAGACATTCGACAAGGTCCTGGACTGGACCGACGCACACCTCTCGCGCAAGGGCCGCACCGGCGACCATCTGCTGGCCTGGCATTGGGAACCAGGTCGTGGGGTCACGGACTGGAACAGTGCGTCCGACGCCGACCTCGATTATGTCCTCGCGCTCATAACCGCTTCCGCACGCTGGCACGACGAACGCTATACTAAAAAAGCGCGATTGGTCATGCGCGATCTGCTCGATCTGGAAACAGCGCTAATCAACGGACGGAGGTATCTCCTACCGGGAAACTGGAGAACAGGACACAACGCCTCCATCATCAACCCCTCCTATCTGTCGCCAGCCCACTTCCGGATATTCTTTGCGTGTACCAGAGACCCACGTTGGAACGACCTAATCGAAGCAAGCTATTACCTCATCGAGACGGTTTCGAAACACTTCGCCGGAACCGCAGGCGTGGGCTTGGTACCGGATTGGCTGCTCCTTACTGCAGACGGATCCCTGATGCGTGCCCAAGGATTGTCGGATCGATTTAGCTGGGATGCGATTCGAACCCCATGGCGACTCGGAATGGATGCACTATGGTTCGAGGAGAATCGGGCCAGACGCTACCTTGATGGTATGAGGGATTTCTATACGCAGGAGTGGGAGAGGCGCGGCGGTCGATTCTTTGCCGAATATACGTACGAGGGCAGACCAGCCGGGCAATACGAACACGTCGCCGCCTATGCCATGAGCCTGTCAGCGCTGGCGAGATCGAATGGTCCCATCTCAGCCGGTGTGATGGAGAAACTCTCTCACGCATTCAACCAAGACGTGAGCCTCTTTACACCTACGGACGATTACTACGCCAATAGTCTGGCATTACTTGCACTCATCTTTTACCGAGAAACTACATCACCAACCATCAATTCCACACAGCTACTTTGCCAATAA
- a CDS encoding tetratricopeptide repeat protein, with product MSHIHHRVTIQILIWGLLGVWATTLARAQEPSNRDILLLGARNAWKLHAYDRAIARYGLAITHDPEQWDAVAELGWLFLDIGHPLEAIHQFEAATTLAPNNLSLWRTTAMAYSWTSDYDAALDTYQTILERFPTNTTVQLEYNGKEALWRGHIRQATTALEQLATLEPHNSDILFDLGQLATRNDRPFDAHTHYRQLLSLLPEHRQARLALDLSTLSQRPLLTLGYTYINQHGFDNTRSITYGLASIEERLRLSDALSTSYAYDNTHFTFGSTAHTITGRWRYNPTRWLHLDGFISGLHYNGRERDHINGGIGLSYETLSGIQLGIDFERKDVWENRTTVLNGIAMNRVSTHVGGTLGRHLDWTLRGDVTNYSDHNTRLGGEFLTSYQVLWFPRTLRLIYRVNAYGFQRASSYFSPGAYATNTAAIEFQHWLGYPTHKDHLAEAPRNHYTVYYGVSVDSNAKLFHEWHGTLSYPLTQRLDMVPSLKIIRSSVYHEWNTGIFMRLTF from the coding sequence ATGTCCCACATACACCATCGAGTCACCATCCAGATCTTAATCTGGGGTCTCCTTGGCGTCTGGGCTACGACGCTCGCAAGAGCCCAGGAGCCCAGCAACCGCGACATCCTCCTGCTCGGCGCACGAAACGCCTGGAAGCTTCACGCCTATGACCGTGCTATCGCCCGCTATGGGCTCGCCATTACACACGATCCTGAACAGTGGGACGCTGTGGCCGAACTGGGATGGCTCTTCCTGGACATCGGACATCCCCTTGAGGCGATTCACCAATTTGAAGCCGCCACCACACTCGCCCCCAACAACCTCTCACTTTGGCGTACCACCGCCATGGCATACAGCTGGACCTCCGATTATGACGCCGCCCTGGACACCTATCAGACCATCCTCGAGCGATTTCCGACCAACACGACCGTGCAACTGGAATACAACGGAAAAGAGGCCTTATGGCGTGGACACATCAGACAGGCAACGACAGCGCTTGAACAGCTTGCCACACTGGAACCGCACAACAGTGACATCCTATTCGATCTTGGCCAACTTGCCACCCGAAACGACCGGCCTTTTGACGCTCACACACACTACCGTCAGCTCTTATCCCTTCTCCCAGAACACCGACAAGCCAGGCTGGCGCTAGACCTCAGCACGCTCTCCCAACGACCACTGCTCACACTTGGCTATACCTATATCAACCAACATGGTTTCGACAACACACGCTCGATCACCTACGGACTGGCCAGCATCGAAGAACGACTGCGACTCTCTGATGCCCTCTCAACCAGCTACGCGTACGACAACACACACTTCACGTTCGGCTCAACAGCCCACACAATTACCGGACGATGGCGCTACAACCCCACTCGCTGGCTTCACCTCGACGGATTCATCAGCGGACTCCATTATAATGGACGCGAACGAGACCATATCAACGGAGGAATCGGCCTCTCCTACGAGACCCTCTCTGGAATACAGCTCGGGATAGACTTCGAACGAAAAGATGTCTGGGAAAATCGAACAACGGTCCTCAATGGCATCGCCATGAACCGCGTCTCCACACATGTCGGCGGAACACTCGGTCGACATCTCGACTGGACACTCCGAGGTGACGTCACCAACTACTCTGATCACAACACCCGACTTGGGGGCGAGTTCCTCACGTCATATCAGGTGCTCTGGTTCCCACGGACGCTTCGCCTCATCTACCGTGTCAATGCGTATGGATTCCAACGCGCATCCTCGTACTTTTCCCCTGGCGCCTACGCCACCAATACGGCCGCCATAGAATTTCAACACTGGCTCGGCTACCCCACCCACAAAGACCATCTTGCAGAAGCCCCACGTAACCACTATACCGTCTATTACGGCGTCTCCGTCGATAGTAACGCCAAGCTCTTTCACGAATGGCACGGCACGCTCTCCTACCCGCTCACACAACGGCTTGACATGGTTCCATCACTCAAAATCATTCGATCAAGTGTCTATCACGAATGGAATACCGGAATCTTTATGCGATTGACATTCTAA
- a CDS encoding tetratricopeptide repeat protein — protein MRHHCHATPRTLLFVLLLVGFTSLATAQEPDGKIDEHFLLLMGARNATKAGMPHVAVKRYRALLTRNPHLHEIQQELGWVLMATGQLADAEQQFRLVLDAHPDNTQAWTGLLETLRKTNKHDEILTTLTRLVGLEPLRKDMRMQLALELHNRGKFVDAERHIAVLLGE, from the coding sequence ATGAGACACCATTGCCATGCCACACCACGAACTCTGCTCTTTGTCCTCCTCCTCGTCGGTTTCACCTCACTCGCTACGGCTCAAGAACCAGATGGAAAGATCGACGAACACTTCCTCCTCCTCATGGGCGCCAGGAACGCCACAAAAGCTGGGATGCCTCACGTCGCCGTCAAGCGTTATCGCGCCTTACTCACACGCAACCCCCACCTCCACGAGATACAGCAAGAGCTGGGATGGGTCTTGATGGCCACCGGACAGCTTGCCGATGCGGAACAACAGTTTCGACTCGTCCTTGACGCGCATCCCGACAACACACAAGCGTGGACGGGTCTTCTTGAGACCCTACGAAAGACCAACAAGCACGACGAGATCCTCACGACACTCACCCGATTAGTTGGCCTTGAACCACTCCGCAAAGACATGAGAATGCAACTCGCACTCGAACTCCATAACCGCGGAAAATTTGTAGACGCCGAACGACACATCGCTGTCCTGTTGGGAGAGTAG